From a single Eleginops maclovinus isolate JMC-PN-2008 ecotype Puerto Natales chromosome 20, JC_Emac_rtc_rv5, whole genome shotgun sequence genomic region:
- the LOC134883472 gene encoding interferon-induced GTP-binding protein Mx-like produces the protein MNSLNQQYEEKVRPCIDLIDSLRSLGVEKDLALPAIAVIGDQSSGKSSVLEALSGVALPRGSGIVTRCPLELKMKRRTTKEGWYGKISYLDFEEELKDLQGVEKKIRDAQNKIAGTGSGISHELISLEIASPDVPDLTLIDLPGITRVAVNGQKENIENQIKSLIQHFIRKQETISLVVVPCNVDIATTEALKMAQEVDPDGERTLGILTKPDLVDKGTEDSVVNIVHNEVFPLKKGYMIVKCRGQKEIKDKVSLTEALEREEAFFSEHAYFKILYEEGHATVPKLAEKLTLELVHHIKRSLPRLEEQIEKKLKTTQASLDKCGHGPPPDATERIGFLIDRVTAFTQHAISLATGEELEFGGRPNIFSILRKEFAAWKDVIENSGIQFHWNLEEEVTQYERKYRGRELPGFINYKTFEGMVKEQIKQLEGPAVLKLKGVTEIVKKELFELAQSSLVGLPNLIKIAQMKIESITKEKDAAAESILRTQFKMEMIIYTQDGTYSKKLGKRKREAVEPIPAQGTFGFQTIPMNTVNSSNSGATLKEMSKHLKSYYQIAGQRLADQIPLVIRYHVMQESALQLHREMLQMLQDKEKTECLLQEDFAMEKKRKQLHQSLKRMLGARVLLNDFSMNIYNFSTTPRKRKP, from the exons ATGAACTCCCTGAACCAACAGTATGAGGAGAAGGTGCGTCCCTGCATCGACCTCATCGACTCTCTTCGCTCTCTGGGTGTAGAGAAGGACTTGGCTCTGCCTGCTATCGCCGTCATCGGAGACCAAAGCTCGGGGAAGAGTTCGGTTTTGGAGGCGCTGTCAGGGGTGGCTCTACCAAGAGGAAGTg GCATTGTGACAAGATGTCCTCTCGAACTGAAGATGAAGAGAAGGACAACAAAAGAGGGGTGGTACGGGAAAATAAGCTACCTGGACTTTGAGGAAGAGCTAAAAGACCTTCAAGGTGTGGAGAAGAAGATTAGAGACG CTCAGAATAAAATAGCCGGGACCGGTTCTGGGATCAGTCATGAACTCATCAGTCTGGAAATCGCCTCTCCTGATGTTCCCGACCTGACGCTCATTGACCTGCCTGGCATAACCAGGGTGGCTGTAAatggacaaaaagaaaacattgaaaatcaG ATAAAGAGCCTGATCCAGCATTTCATCAGAAAACAAGAAACCATCAGCTTGGTGGTTGTCCCCTGCAATGTGGACATAGCAACCACAGAAGCTTTGAAGATGGCCCAGGAGGTGGATCCTGATGGAGAGAGGACTCTGG GGATCTTGACCAAGCCTGACCTGGTGGACAAAGGCACAGAGGATTCAGTGGTTAACATTGTCCATAATGAGGTTTTCCCCCTGAAGAAAGGCTACATGATCGTCAAGTGCCGGGGGCAGAAGGAGATCAAAGACAAAGTGTCTCTTACTGAAGCGTTAGAAAGAGAGGAAGCCTTCTTCAGCGAACATGCCTATTTCAA GATTCTCTACGAGGAAGGCCATGCCACTGTTCCTAAACTGGCGGAAAAACTCACTCTTGAGCTGGTGCATCATATCAAG AGATCTCTGCCTCGACTGGaagaacagatagagaaaaaactaaagacCACTCAGGCAAGTCTGGACAAATGTGGCCATGGACCCCCACCAGACGCAACAGAGAGAATCGGTTTTCTCATTGAT AGAGTGACAGCATTTACACAACATGCCATCAGTCTCGCCACAGGGGAGGAACTAGAATTTGGAGGCAGGCCAAATATCTTTTCCATTCTCAGGAAAGAGTTTGCTGCATGGAAAGATGTCATAGAGAACTCTGGAATACAAT TCCACTGGAATCTTGAGGAGGAGGTGACTCAGTATGAACGAAAGTACCGTGGAAGAGAGTTGCCAGGCTTCATCAACTACAAGACGTTTGAGGGCATGGTCAAAGAGCAGATCAAACAGCTGGAAGGGCCTGCTGTACTGAAACTCAAGGGAGTAACAG aaattGTAAAGAAAGAGCTGTTTGAGTTGGCGCAGAGTAGCCTCGTTGGACTTCCTAACCTCATCAAAATAGCTCAG ATGAAGATTGAATCTATCACAAAGGAGAAGGATGCTGCAGCAGAGTCCATTCTGAGGACTCAGTTTAAGATGGAGATGATTATTTACACCCAGGACGGCACATACAGCAAGAAGTtagggaagaggaagagggaagcaGTAGAGCCTATTCCGGCTCAGGGTACCTTTGGGTTCCAAACGATCCCCATGAATACTGTGAACAGCAGTAACAGTGGGGCCACCCTCAAAGAGATGTCCAAACACCTTAAATCCTATTACCAA ATTGCTGGCCAGCGTTTGGCTGACCAGATCCCGCTGGTGATCCGCTACCATGTGATGCAGGAGTCTGCCCTCCAGCTGCACAGGGAGATGCTGCAGATGCTTCAGGACAAGGAGAAAACCGAGTGCTTGCTTCAAGAGGACTTTgcaatggaaaaaaagagaaaacaactgCATCAAAGCCTCAAGCGCATGTTAGGGGCACGCGTTCTGTTGAATGATTTCAGCATGAACATATACAACTTCAGCACAACCCCACGAAAACGCAAACCTTAA
- the thoc7 gene encoding THO complex subunit 7 homolog encodes MGAVTDDEVIRKRLLIDGDGAGDDRRINVLLKSFTKWCNSPGTPEEGFTQYQRVMATLGQCEFSMGKTLMVYDMNLREMENYEKIYTNIEQNITSAHEKIAECKKEIQRAKRVRKNRQEYDALAKVIQQHPDRHETLKQLEALDKELQQLSQIKENVDAKLELRKKQFHVLLSTIQELQQTLENDEKSDNDDNNQESPAQTGE; translated from the exons ATGGGAGCTGTTACGGATG ATGAAGTTATTCGGAAACGTCTTCTTATTGACGGGGACGGGGCTGGAGATGACCGCCGAATCAACGTTCTGCTAAAAAGCTTCACTAAATGGTGCAACTCGCCTGGGACCCCGGAGGAGGG GTTCACGCAGTATCAGAGGGTGATGGCCACCCTGGGCCAGTGTGAGTTCTCCATGGGCAAGACGTTGATGGTTTATGACATGAATCTACGAGAAATGGAGAATTATGAGAAAATTTACACTAACATAG AACAAAACATCACCTCTGCGCACGAGAAAATAGCAGAATGCAAAAAGGAAATACAGAGAGCAAAGAGGGTACGGAAAAATCGCCAAG AGTACGATGCTTTGGCTAAGGTTATCCAGCAACATCCGGACCGACATGAAACACTTAA GCAGTTGGAAGCACTTGATAAAGAGCTCCAGCAGCTGTCTCAAATCAAGGAGAACGTAGATGCTAAG TTGGAGTTACGGAAGAAGCAGTTCCATGTGCTACTCAGCACcatacaggaactacagcagaCACTTGAGA ATGACGAGAAATCAGACAATGATGACAACAACCAGGAGAGCCCTGCTCAAACTGGAGAATGA
- the LOC134883474 gene encoding LOW QUALITY PROTEIN: interferon-induced GTP-binding protein Mx-like (The sequence of the model RefSeq protein was modified relative to this genomic sequence to represent the inferred CDS: inserted 1 base in 1 codon) — MNTLNQQYEEKVRPCIDLIDSLRSLGVEKDLALPAIAVIGDQSSGKSXVLEALSGVALPRGSGIVTRCPLELKMKRKKEGEEWYGKISFQDFEEEIDDPVDVEKKIREAQNEIAGVGVGISDDLISLEIASPDVPDLTLIDLPGIARVAVKGQDANIGDRIKSMIQRFITKQETISLVVVPCNVDIATTEALKMAQEVDPDGERTLGILTKPDLVDKGTEETVVEIVNNEVIHLKKGYMIVKCRGQKEITDKVSLTEAIEREKAFFRDHVFFHSLYDDGHATVPKLAEKLTLELVHHIEKSLPRLEEQIEEKLAETQAQLDRYGNGPPSDTAEKIYFLLDKVTAFTHDAISLTTGEELKCGDRFNVFSMLRKEFGKWNNHLLHSGQKFNNKIEKEVEEYEETYRGRELPGFINYKTFETMVKDQIKQLEEPAVKKLKDVGDAVRKMFIQLAQSSFIGFPNLVKIAKAKIEAIKQEKESAAESMLRTQFKMELLVYSQDRTYSSSLSECKREEEEEEEAASSRGKHQEMSLVYSMDNQATLQELMMHLKSYYKIASQRLADQVPLVIRYQMMQESAVALQREMLLMIQDKENLEVLLKEDCDIGAKRAGLQSRLKRLMKARTYLVEF; from the exons ATGAACACCCTGAACCAACAGTATGAGGAGAAGGTGCGTCCCTGCATCGACCTAATCGACTCTCTTCGCTCTCTGGGTGTAGAGAAGGACTTGGCTCTGCCTGCTATCGCCGTCATTGGAGACCAAAGCTCGGGGAAGA TCGTGTTGGAGGCGCTGTCAGGTGTGGCTCTACCAAGAGGAAGTG GCATTGTGACAAGATGTCCTCTCGAACTGaagatgaagagaaagaaagaaggagaggagtGGTATGGGAAGATAAGCTTCCAGGACTTTGAGGAAGAGATAGACGACCCCGTAGATGTGGAGAAAAAGATCAGAGAAG CTCAGAATGAAATAGCTGGAGTAGGGGTGGGGATCAGTGATGACCTCATCAGTCTGGAGATTGCCTCTCCTGATGTCCCAGACCTGACACTCATTGACCTGCCCGGCATTGCCAGGGTAGCTGTAAAGGGACAGGATGCAAACATTGGAGACAGG ATAAAGAGCATGATCCAAAGGTTCATCACAAAACAAGAAACCATCAGCTTGGTGGTTGTCCCCTGCAATGTGGACATAGCAACCACAGAAGCTTTGAAGATGGCCCAGGAGGTGGATCCTGATGGAGAGAGGACTCTGG GTATCTTGACCAAGCCTGACCTGGTAGACAAAGGCACAGAGGAGACAGTTGTCGAAATTGTCAATAATGAAGTCATCCACCTGAAGAAAGGCTACATGATCGTCAAATGCCGGGGTCAGAAGGAGATCACAGACAAAGTGTCTCTTACTGAAGcgatagaaagagagaaagccTTCTTCAGGGATCATGTGTTTTTCCA CTCTCTCTATGATGACGGCCATGCTACTGTTCCCAAGCTGGCTGAGAAACTCACACTGGAGCTGGTGCATCACATTGAG AAATCTCTTCCTCGACTGGAAGAGCAAATAGAGGAGAAACTAGCAGAGACTCAGGCACAGCTGGACAGATATGGCAACGGCCCCCCGTCAGACACAGCCGAAAAAATCTACTTCCTCCTTGAT AAAGTGACGGCCTTCACTCACGATGCCATCAGCCTGACTACAGGAGAGGAACTCAAGTGTGGAGACAGGTTCAATGTCTTCTCCATGCTCAGAAAGGAGTTTGGGAAGTGGAACAACCACCTGCTCCACTCAGGAcaaaagt TCAACAACAAGATTGAGAAAGAGGTGGAGGAATACGAAGAGACTTATCGTGGAAGAGAACTGCCTGGTTTCATAAACTACAAGACCTTTGAGACTATGGTAAAGGACCAGATCAAACAGCTAGAGGAACCAGCTGTGAAAAAACTCAAAGATGTAGGAG ATGCTGTTAGGAAGATGTTCATACAGCTTGCCCAAAGCAGCTTCATTGGATTTCCAAACCTGGTCAAAATAGCCAAG GCAAAGATCGAAGCCATCAAGCAAGAAAAAGAGTCTGCTGCTGAATCCATGCTGAGAACCCAGTTCAAGATGGAGTTGCTTGTTTACTCTCAGGACAGGACCTACAGCAGCAGTTTGAGTGAGtgcaagagagaggaagaggaggaggaggaagctgcaAGTTCAAGGGGGAAACATCAAGAAATGAGTTTGGTGTACAGCATGGATAATCAGGCTACACTTCAGGAGCTGATGATGCACCTTAAATCTTATTACAAA ATTGCCAGCCAGCGTCTGGCTGACCAGGTCCCGCTGGTGATCCGCTACCAGATGATGCAGGAGTCTGCTGTTGCTCTGCAGAGGGAGATGCTGCTGATGATCCAGGATAAGGAGAATTTGGAGGTCTTGCTGAAGGAGGATTGTGACATTGGCGCGAAGAGGGCTGGTTTGCAGAGTCGCCTTAAACGCCTCATGAAGGCCCGCACATACTTGGTGGAGTTCTAG